The following are encoded together in the Vicingaceae bacterium genome:
- a CDS encoding putative 3-methyladenine DNA glycosylase: protein MKLTREYYLQEDVVSLAKDLLGKVIYTNIEGSICAGIITETEAYAGVNDRASHAYNNRLTERTKIMYMIGGTAYVYLCYGIHYLFNIVTNRKNIPHAVLIRSILPYEGIDLMLKRRNLKNFDLKKFSGPGNVTRSLGIDISHNGIDLCDSDEIWIEDHQIRVHDDNILVTPRIGVDYAGEDAKLPYRFVVKNAATLSRSSKYRKILK, encoded by the coding sequence ATGAAGTTAACAAGAGAATATTATTTGCAAGAAGATGTTGTGTCATTGGCAAAAGATCTATTGGGTAAAGTGATTTATACAAATATAGAAGGAAGTATTTGCGCCGGTATAATTACTGAAACAGAGGCCTATGCGGGCGTAAACGACAGGGCTTCTCATGCATATAATAATCGTTTGACCGAACGTACCAAAATAATGTATATGATCGGAGGAACGGCATATGTTTATCTTTGTTATGGTATTCATTACCTTTTTAATATTGTTACAAATCGTAAAAACATACCCCATGCTGTATTGATTCGTTCAATATTGCCATATGAAGGAATAGATTTAATGTTAAAGAGGCGTAATTTGAAAAATTTTGATTTAAAAAAATTTTCAGGTCCGGGCAATGTTACACGTTCTTTGGGAATTGATATCAGTCACAATGGAATTGATCTGTGCGATTCAGATGAAATTTGGATTGAAGATCATCAAATTCGCGTGCATGATGACAATATACTTGTAACTCCCAGAATCGGGGTTGATTATGCCGGAGAAGATGCTAAACTGCCTTACAGGTTTGTTGTCAAGAATGCAGCAACCTTGTCAAGGTCCAGTAAATACCGAAAAATATTAAAATAA